A stretch of Miscanthus floridulus cultivar M001 chromosome 13, ASM1932011v1, whole genome shotgun sequence DNA encodes these proteins:
- the LOC136498880 gene encoding uncharacterized protein, translated as MSVEILDGSTVRSFVEDEGAFNSSVDGRFAALDADHDGLLTYAEMAAELMSLRVLEKHFGVDEAAVAPEELGALYRGLFARFDRDGSGKVDRHELRAEMKEVMLAVANGLGFLPVQMVVEEGSFLKVAVDRELGQLAKAA; from the coding sequence ATGAGCGTGGAGATCCTAGACGGGAGCACGGTGCGGAGCTTCGTGGAGGACGAAGGCGCCTTCAACTCCTCGGTGGACGGCCGGTTCGCGGCGCTGGACGCCGACCACGACGGTCTGCTCACCTACGCCGAGATGGCCGCAGAGCTGATGAGCCTGCGCGTGCTGGAGAAGCACTTCGGCGTGGACGAGGCCGCGGTGGCGCCCGAGGAGCTCGGGGCGCTGTACCGCGGCCTTTTCGCGCGGTTCGACAGGGACGGCAGCGGCAAGGTGGACCGGCACGAGCTCCGGGCGGAGATGAAGGAGGTGATGCTCGCCGTGGCCAACGGGCTGGGCTTCCTGCCCGTGCAGATGGTCGTCGAGGAAGGCAGCTTCCTCAAGGTCGCCGTCGACAGGGAGCTCGGACAGCTCGCCAAAGCTGCCTGA